The Gossypium arboreum isolate Shixiya-1 chromosome 2, ASM2569848v2, whole genome shotgun sequence region AGAATATAACTGCTGAAATATTTccttttcatttgtaaatatttttacacAGTAGACAACGTACGCAATAATTCAAGGTTTATTTTTCTTCTAATTTAATCTTCTATGGACCAtgctcttttttattttattattatatcaatttttaaatatattaaaattttaaaataaatataatacatgtatttaaaatatattgcaTTTGGCTCGATTTAGTTTTAGTTTAATTGACATGAATATTATTGTCTATATAGAAAGACGTATATTCGAGTGCGCTGAAGCGTATTATCTTCCTATTCATAAGTTAGATATgactatgaataattttaaaatattgaattaactatcgaaacttaTAATTACTtttttataaatacatatatattgcaTTTGGAGAATGAGGCACTAatccaaaattatcattttaaaagaatattcatTTTGACCCaaataggggtaaaattgtaaaactACCCTCAAATGGGCATACCCAAGAACGTAAAGAAGACAAGTGAGTAGATCAAAATGATTGGTCAACCACTTTATTTCACAGTGATTTGACTAAAATACCCCAATACCATCTCATATTTACAAATATACCCTTTCCCACTTATTCAGGAATAGCACTCAACATAGCCGTAAACTTCCTCCTCCCCTTCCCCCTCCCCCTCCCCCCTCTCTTCCCTCCGCCACAACCGATGCCGGAACCAACTTTCCGGCTTGGAGACTCACCCGCAAACTCGAAAGGGATAACAGTTTTACGCCGCGACCCAGATTTTTCACCACCGCAGCCGCCACTTTTCATTAAAGCCGAGCTAGCTTTGACAGCCAATGCAGCCATTTCTTCAGCTTGTAAAGGATGTTTAAGCCAAGTCAACGGCAAAGCAAAGTAAAGCTGACCAGGTTGAAGCTCTTCGTCTTCTTCAATGGCGGAAACGACGTCGTCGAAATCCATCTCATCGGAGTTACAAATGAAACACATGGGGTTCCTTTGCAATACGTAAGAAACCTTTACAGGGTACGGAAATTCCTGTAACCTTCCGTCTTGTAGGATCAACTTAGCCGTCGTTATTTGAGTCGACTCACATGAACTACAAATACCCATTTTTTCCTGGATTTTAAATAATGTCGTGTCCTTTTTTTGGAACTGAAAcggagtgttttttttttttggggtttggtGAAGGGGAAGATGATGGGTGAGTTTATATAGAGGATATTGAACCGGGTTTGCCACGTGGGATTTTGTCGTGACGTGGTAATAAACCATTTTTATTGGAACAGTGGGCATGGGTGCCAGCCTGTAAGTTGGTGGTGGTGACAGACAGGTTGTAGTAAGTGTTGAGGATTAGCGCGACGTGATATTAATGTTTTGATATTTCATAATGGAATTTTAAGTGAGggaaaaaatattttctattcataaaatttaaatttataaccttattttcttttttttttccaatttttattATAGTTATTTGAGGGTTTATATGTCATAAAAATTATTCCATACATGATTCACAAGtttcaataaatttaattagataatatTTTTTCAATACGAGGATAATTAATTAAAGAATCAAGTGAGTTCTAAAGTAGATTAAAATATGTCTAGATAAATGATGTCGAGGCCTCGTAGGGATGGTACACCTGGTGATAAGAgtaaagttaaattttttttttgtgaggGCGAgattaaattatatgtttttataagagttaaaataaaattttaccattatattaatttatatcattgtgtttttcaaaaaaactaaattgaaatTCTAGTATTCTTTCAAGGGCCATACGATAACTTTATCATATATTAACttgaaattttatagatttttggggTCTAACAaagcaattttttattttaagagcTCCACTCCGTTCGCCATCAAACCCCTACATGATCGATCGAAAgcctaaagttttttttttaagagaaATGAGCCAAAAGTTTAAGGAGAACACCTCAAGAGATGCAAGTGTGTGATAGTAGTTACGTGCCATCTCCTGATTGATGGTTGTTATGATTTCTCTTATTAACTCGACAATATAATTCATTATGACTTGACAACAGATTGATAAAGTAATTGAACACCGTCGTACACTTTTGAtggattaataatttatttttctaaacATTTCGTATCAAATAATCGTGTAACGAAATTTATATTGAAAAATTAAGGTATTTGGAGAAGAAGAGAACGTGAGATTGATACATAATATTATCCCAAAGGGAATATGAAATAAGCAAGTATCCATGAGGAACAGAAAAGACACGTGGGGCAGAACCCCCAACAATCCGACATCTGATCTGGCACTGCCGCTGCACGGCTGCCGTGGATTCGACCCCAAAGCGGCAAAGCCTCCCCTTACGCCGGTCATGTCCCTCTTTCTTTacttcatttaattattttatacccTTTCCTTGTCGTTGAAGCGTCGACAATGGCACTTATTTTTCTGTTTAGCTGTTAGCCCTCAGGATTTACATGTGCATATATGCTACTCAATACTCTAAATTTTGGCAAGTTACACATTGCTTTAATGGTAAGGTTGTGTGATGATCTAAATTTTTAGGtgagttgaaattaaattataaattttcgagAAGTCTGTAAAATTGAATGTCGATAATGGTAATATAAAACGATTCAAagcaataagaaagaaaaataaaacatacGGAGGAGAAAAAAATTTACTAGTGTTGAAAATCAAATGATTCAAAAGGAGTTCTGACTATATCTATTTAAAGATTGAGAAAACCTTTTTCTAATGAAAGTCATATAGAggaagtgtagttctatacggATTCTACTTGTGCAACATAGTCCCTACCATAGATCCCCTAGTTTTACCACTGTATTATTTCTTTAACAATGATTcgagtcacacaactctaacaaagtcaaaatataattttatcataaatcAGTTTATGATGGTCAAATTTTGCCATTAGCCTTTGTACTTTGCGTAAAGTTGTGAATTTAGTACATGTACTTTAATTCGGTCATTTTCAACCTCTATACTTTTAGAATTTGAAAACCTTAATACTAATCAAATGgcaactattaaattcattaagttaagttctgatatttttaaaatttgatgtgcCAAACATATTATCACATGTGTAATGTTATgtctatttattattttcacatattactcacaAAAATCAATTAATAGATTTAATGATTGTCGTTTGCATATTaagactaaaattttgaaattcaaaaaatataaccactaagaatgatctaattggtgaACATGGACTAAATTTATAACTTTACGCACAATACAGAACTAATGACATAATTTAGCCAAATAGATTTGACTGTTACGATTGGGTCAAGACCAAAATCTGAAAATTAGAAAGGTACAAAGACTAAAACTGATGAAATTGAAGTACATATACTAAATACACAATTAACACAAAGTATAAGGCCaaaaactttttcattttagaggTCCAAAGtgttattttatcatatattaatttataatttaatattttaagggttcaatttcatttttttggAGGCCCCTGTCTGCCCATTTACATTCGCCATCAAGTTCATGTTTAATCTTATGTACATGTGAGTTTTTTCATTGAATTTATTCTAGTTAGGGTTGAGATAGGTTCAGTCGGGTTTtttttggatcttttaaacaatttatcataattcaattcagttttatgttttattatatattaattttttattttagatttattttgacAACATGAGATTTATTTTATGAGGTAAATTTTCAATGtgtttttataaatatttctaaaagtttttcaagtaaattaaaaaaacaataatttttatatgttatttttaaaatatatatatttcttatatattttaagttattttcactattttaaatataagatatttattttcacattgtaaaaaataaaatttattataaattaaataaaaattaatacttAATTTAATTCTTGTAATTGTAATTTTTAACTTATATTTCATAAACCGTCAAAACACATTTGTTTAAATCGAAATTCTTTTTCTCacatttttattgttttgcaattTAATTGAAGACTTCTATTTATTGATGACAACATGCTATTGAACATAAATTCACAACTTGATTATCATGATGTATGGGAAATGTCAACTTTATCCTTAGTAAACTTGGTCTTAAATGGGGgaatttatcattattattaaagaACTAATAACAATTTAGGTCAAATTTTGAAATGTTGGTTTGGTTTTACCATATATTTATGATGAATAGCATGATTTTGTTTACCCATGACACTAGTTGTCTCCTTTATCATTTCATTCAACTCGAATTTTGAATTTATAGCTGATCTtatattttaaagttaaaatttattGATATTTATTGGGTCAAGCGGCAATAAGTTTGATTAGGGacaaagttaaaagaaattttttttaggaGGCGAAATTAACTTATATATTTTTACAAGAGTTaaaatacaatttcaccattttaatagtttatatctttataattttaaggacGGAATcaaatttctatcatttttgagtcaatatataattttatcatatactaacttaaaattttataattttaaagtattaaaattaTATTCACTATTTTAAGTGGGCCAGCCCTAAAATTTAATACCTTTtaagtaaaatttcaattttaaacataaaaattctttaaaaaaagTCAAATTTGGTACAAGAAAGCAAGTGCAAATATTAAGATTCTAGTTCCAAATCTATTCAACTATATACTCTACTTAAATACTGATGAGAATATTTTCTAAATACCCATTTCAACTCATTGATTTGTGTTGGAAAAATGTGTTTTAAAAAGTATTTATCAAgtcaatattttaattatttggaTGAATTAATAATATCATAAAAATAAAGaggtaaattatattaaattaaattataaaaataagtgTAATATATGAGCGTAATATAGAGATCAAAAAtcgaaatttgattttaaaataaaggaATATTGCATAATAATTGAGGAATGAACATGATGTCCCATTGCAACCCTTTCTACGAACCTTCATGTGGGATCTTCTCTCCCCCACACCATCCACCGAAAACACTCAACCTAGCTAGTTAAAAAGAAACCCAATAATTGAAATCAAACTTCACACACATacatatatgtgtgtatatatatatatatataaagggctCACACGAatgcttttcatttctttaatatacTTCTAATTAAACTACATTAGTTTCCTTGTTGAATTAAGTGACATTTATATTTCCCTTTTTTTCATTTGACTTTAAAAAAAAGGGTGACTCTACTTTCGTTTTAAagagaataaaatgtaaaataattcgATCCAGGATCTAATTCGATTATCCGATTTGAAATACTTATGATTTAAGTAATACTAAACACTCCATTTGAGGGTTTCTTCTCTAATTTTTGGATGAGAACATCATCCTTCTCCATCTGAATATTCGATCTTGATCTCTGTTGATACCGTATATCAATAAGACTTATTCATTAAGTTTTTTATCTGGATGAGAAttaagaaaaatcgaaaattaaaaatatttaaaaaaaaagataaattttTATTAAGAGTTGAAAAATCTCTTgtgacacttttttttgttttaaacgaTGAAATCAACCTTTGTGATATATAGAAAATGAAATATCACAAGATTTTTATTCAAAGAAACCCTATTTCATccctttatttttttcttcttaataTTTTTTGGTATAATTAAGGTATCATCTATGTCCGTTTTACAATCTATAAAGATCCGTTCAATGATTGTGACTACTCCTTCAAACAATATCATCTCCAGAGTTCGAATTTAGGGGTGAAGCTAGAAACTTTTTTTggagttaaaaatataattttgccattgCATCGTTGTATATCTTAATAGTTTTAAAAAGACTAAATCAAAAGTTTATCATTTTTAAGCCGAAATGATAAGTTTACCACGTATTTActtaaaattttccattttaaaatGCCTTTGTCCCTGCCTAAATTCTCCCATTACGAATGCAATATACCATAACGTTACACCCAACACTTAATCCGtcttcttaatatttttaataaattaaagttaATAATTATCTTTAATCTCAATTACTTTGAAATTATGAAGTTGTTGCATGTTGATGAGTTAGGCTTACATTAAAATGCCTATCAACTTGTGTGTGTATTATATATATGGGTTGAAACCATAATTGCAATTTACATGCCTAACTTCCATAAATCATACATATTTATACCAAATATTAATGGTACATAACTAATGAAAAATTTAGGAGAGACCATGCTTGAAGCTTCCATAAATaacaacaataacaataaaaaaaacatgaaaaaataTAGACAAGGATTTTGATGTGTGTGACATTCTGGGATACATGTTTTTGCTTAATCCATTGGGGGGGTTGTATGAACAAAAAATAGTTGGCAAAAGGAAGAAATTAAAGCCCCCAACAACCGGCATCAACACACTAGAGacatgatttttttatatataaattttaaaaatgccCTTATAAAAATggatttaattaaatataaatttaattagatcTTATAGATTTGTTAATAAGATTTGAGTGACAGACAACTTTTTTTTCTCAATATATAGTATCTTTGATTTCAATCATATGGGGGGGGATCATGGAAAAGGTGACCATTGGAACATTCCCATGAAGGTTCCTCCATCGTTGAGAACATGaagcttttatatatattataatgtaaGGTTGTCATGCACATTTGGTAGGGCCATTTAAGAGGGACTTTGATCTTCCATAGTCAAAATCTGAGATCATGAGACAACAACACAGCTACTTATCTCTCCTATGCAAATCAAATTATTggattttgattttaaattataaactttttagagatgttttaataattttagtattctGTTAATGTAAATTTTTACGATTTTTTAGggattaaaatataaaagttctATTTTTGGAggaattaaatttgaattttaaattttatgggaTTGGTAATGTTATTGGATTAatttaaattttgcaatttttaaAGAGGTTAAAAGATAATTTTCTACTTTGAAGGGCCAGCCCTTGCTTGCTCTGGTCCCTATAGTGCCACCCATGCTTTTAAGATTTGAAAGTCTTTATATTAAAATGGGTTAATTTCATTAAACATTTtcgaaattttaaattattgattGAATCGACTAATCTAAAGttgattaagtaaattaattgatTGAACAGATCGATTTACAGTCAGTTTGGATACATCAATGCTTGAACTTTATTTGGTCAAGCCAATTTTTGTAAATTATGgtcaaatttatcaatttaataaaaaatcgaCTAAACTAATTGAAAAAATTGAATGCTCTTCCCTATTAATTTCCCCATTAGCTTAGGCATTAAATGTTACTCCTACTTTGACGTGAAGCATGTTTAAAAATTATGACTCAAATTGTATACGAGTGTCTATCGCAtaaattatgtttaaaaattatGCTCATATTTTATATTCAAGTTGTACATATGGTAAGTATATAAATGTTTACAATTTGATCCACGTGGTTTATAATTTTTTTCCCTTtatccctttcttttttttttttagtattagAATCAATTTTTATCCTTTAGTTTTAAATAAGAGTGTGAAAGTAAAATCATAAACAATATTTTCAAAATCGATTCGACTAAAATTTAATTGGGTATCAATTTAAAAGAGACATTAAATTAATTgactataaattaataaattaaattaaattaaactaaaaatcaattgaatccactaacttttaaaatttactataaaattttaatgatttatttaattaaattataccaAGCAATTAAACTAACAAACCTCAATTCCAAAATAATTCATAAAACAAAATAATGATTTTTTCTCTTGGGTTTTCATAAGATGGTAGGATAAAATCAATGTACAAATGGGAAGCTTTGGGCCTTGATTAGACCCAATGTTGCTACAGCTAAAGGCTGGCTCATCATAGCTAATTTTGGGGTTGTCTCAAAGTGAAGATAAAATCACTAAGACCAATTCTAGGTTTAGTGTAATATATATAACACTAACAACTGATTTtatgatattaacatattttatatttatttaaatttaattaatttaaaatataattttaaaattttgtttaaattaatttatattatctaATACTTAATCTAAACTCATTTTAAATTCACCTTATTTTGTCAATTGAGTGTTAACTCGATTGATATTAATATTGTTGTTAGTGCAGGAGGACGTGGGCTCGAGGCACTAAAGCTCATTATTTTCCTATTTAAAGATTGAGGAGGGGTAATTGGTATTTCTAGGTATTGTATcaaaaaaaacaaatataataagAACTTGTATTGATATTAATGTTTAAAAAAAAGTTCACcctattttttaatttgatatttaaaaaaaGTTCACCCTAATTTGAtgtttaaaatttcatatataaaaatcTAACATTCTTTAATGTGTACTGGTGCTCATGAGTTGAGTTAGGTCGAGCACATACTTTATGCTTACTCAAGCTCAGCTCGACTCGaaatatgagtttaaaattttgcccaaactcATCCATATTTACAAAAGACTAACACAAATTCATTTTTGACCcgtccatattatttttaaatttttataaattttaagt contains the following coding sequences:
- the LOC108484710 gene encoding uncharacterized protein LOC108484710, whose product is MGICSSCESTQITTAKLILQDGRLQEFPYPVKVSYVLQRNPMCFICNSDEMDFDDVVSAIEEDEELQPGQLYFALPLTWLKHPLQAEEMAALAVKASSALMKSGGCGGEKSGSRRKTVIPFEFAGESPSRKVGSGIGCGGGKRGGRGRGKGRRKFTAMLSAIPE